The following coding sequences lie in one Candidatus Hydrogenedentota bacterium genomic window:
- the pth gene encoding aminoacyl-tRNA hydrolase, which translates to MKLIVGLGNPGPKYRNTRHNAGFRVLDRVAERLRASFSKEKYHALVAETSHEGQRLVLMKPLTFMNKSGLAAARALRYTGIGLADMLVVVDDVNLPLGRLRLRGDGSAGGHNGLRSIIEHVASDAFPRLRLGVGAVEDPAGMVNHVLSDFAAAERQDVEEMIGRAADAVLSFVTSGLERTMNTVN; encoded by the coding sequence GTGAAACTCATTGTGGGGTTAGGCAATCCGGGTCCCAAATATCGCAATACGCGGCATAACGCCGGGTTCAGGGTCCTGGATCGCGTGGCGGAACGCCTGCGCGCGTCCTTTTCCAAGGAGAAATACCACGCCCTGGTGGCCGAGACGTCGCACGAGGGCCAGCGGCTCGTGCTCATGAAACCGCTCACCTTCATGAACAAGAGCGGGTTGGCCGCGGCACGAGCCCTGCGCTATACCGGCATCGGGCTCGCCGACATGCTCGTCGTGGTAGATGATGTGAATTTGCCCTTGGGCCGGCTGCGGTTGCGCGGCGACGGAAGCGCGGGAGGCCATAACGGGCTGCGCTCCATCATCGAACATGTTGCGAGCGACGCCTTTCCCAGGCTTCGCCTGGGAGTAGGCGCCGTCGAAGACCCGGCGGGCATGGTGAACCATGTGCTGAGTGACTTTGCCGCCGCGGAACGGCAGGACGTGGAGGAAATGATCGGCCGCGCGGCCGATGCCGTGCTCAGCTTCGTGACCAGCGGGCTGGAACGGACAATGAATACGGTTAACTAG
- a CDS encoding 50S ribosomal protein L25, with amino-acid sequence MELKKLAITLREEGTGKGAVHRLRKTGQIPVVLYGGDKGAVSVQVNEKEFLHLIHGRGGEHAIVQLECENQPDLNSPAMLKAVQHHPFRAEVLHADFMRIRLDERIRTLVPLVLTGQARGIVEGGVLDHQSRELEVECFALEVPEKITADISGLGIGEVIHVRDLQIPPNVTVLTEPDRAVAAVLAPRVVEEAPVEGEVPAEGEVPAEGAAAEAEGTEGGEAPKKGETSEKKKKE; translated from the coding sequence ATGGAACTGAAGAAACTAGCGATTACCCTTCGAGAGGAAGGGACCGGCAAAGGGGCTGTGCACAGACTTCGTAAGACGGGCCAGATCCCCGTGGTGCTGTATGGCGGGGACAAAGGCGCGGTATCCGTGCAGGTGAACGAGAAGGAGTTCTTGCATCTCATTCACGGCCGGGGCGGCGAACACGCCATCGTACAGCTGGAATGCGAAAACCAACCCGACCTGAACAGCCCGGCCATGCTCAAGGCGGTGCAGCATCACCCGTTTCGCGCGGAGGTGCTGCATGCTGACTTCATGCGGATCCGCCTCGATGAGCGCATTCGCACCCTTGTGCCGCTGGTGCTTACCGGCCAGGCCAGGGGAATCGTGGAAGGCGGCGTGCTCGACCATCAGTCGCGCGAACTCGAAGTCGAGTGCTTTGCGCTCGAAGTCCCTGAAAAGATCACCGCGGACATATCCGGCTTGGGCATCGGCGAGGTCATCCACGTGAGAGACCTGCAGATTCCGCCGAACGTGACCGTTCTCACGGAGCCCGACCGCGCTGTCGCGGCGGTGCTTGCGCCTCGCGTCGTTGAAGAAGCGCCTGTGGAAGGCGAAGTGCCGGCTGAAGGCGAAGTGCCGGCCGAAGGCGCAGCCGCGGAAGCCGAAGGCACGGAAGGCGGCGAAGCCCCCAAGAAAGGCGAAACCTCCGAGAAAAAGAAGAAGGAATAG
- a CDS encoding ribose-phosphate pyrophosphokinase, which produces MAYSDEMKVFSGTASGILTERLCAHLGIECGNAHVQRFSDGEIRVQFQENIRGKDVFLVNSTSPPVNEHLVELLILIDAARRASAARITAVLPYFGYARQDRKDRPRVPITAKLVSNLIVAAGANRVLAVDLHCDQIQGFFDIPVDHLSGEVAFTKHFRQLRPSNDFVVVSPDTGSVHRIRRFAKRLEVPLAIVDKRRPKANVSEVMNLIGEVKDRHAIIFDDLIDTGGTLVKAAEAIKARGAIDVIACATHAVFSGQAVSRIANSVLEEVWVSDSIPLSEEAAACPKIKVLSIASLIAEGIRRIHAEESVSILFE; this is translated from the coding sequence TTGGCCTACAGCGACGAAATGAAAGTATTCTCCGGCACAGCATCGGGCATTCTCACGGAGCGGCTCTGCGCCCATCTGGGTATCGAGTGCGGCAACGCACACGTGCAGCGCTTCAGCGACGGCGAGATACGTGTCCAATTTCAAGAGAATATCCGAGGCAAGGACGTGTTCCTGGTCAACAGCACGTCGCCCCCCGTGAACGAGCATCTGGTCGAGCTGCTGATTCTAATCGACGCGGCCCGCCGCGCATCCGCCGCCCGAATTACGGCTGTCCTGCCTTACTTCGGCTATGCGCGTCAGGACCGTAAAGACCGGCCGCGTGTCCCCATCACGGCCAAATTGGTGTCGAATCTCATAGTTGCCGCGGGCGCCAACCGCGTGTTGGCGGTTGACCTGCACTGCGACCAAATCCAGGGTTTCTTTGATATCCCCGTTGACCACCTCAGCGGCGAGGTCGCGTTTACAAAACACTTCCGCCAACTGCGGCCGTCGAACGACTTTGTCGTGGTGTCGCCGGACACCGGCAGCGTGCACCGCATCCGCCGGTTTGCGAAGCGGCTCGAGGTCCCGCTCGCAATCGTTGACAAGCGCCGGCCCAAGGCGAACGTCTCGGAAGTCATGAACCTCATCGGAGAGGTCAAAGATCGCCATGCAATCATCTTCGACGATTTGATTGATACGGGGGGCACCCTCGTTAAAGCCGCTGAGGCGATCAAGGCCCGGGGCGCTATTGATGTCATCGCGTGCGCCACGCATGCGGTGTTCAGCGGCCAGGCCGTGAGCCGCATCGCGAATTCCGTGCTCGAGGAAGTCTGGGTAAGCGATTCCATACCCTTGTCCGAGGAGGCCGCGGCCTGCCCGAAGATAAAGGTACTGTCGATCGCATCCCTGATCGCCGAGGGCATTCGCCGTATCCACGCGGAAGAATCAGTAAGCATCTTGTTCGAATGA